In Panicum virgatum strain AP13 chromosome 5K, P.virgatum_v5, whole genome shotgun sequence, the genomic window AAAAATAAGGATAGACAAAGATATAGTTCTAGAGAGTAAAATAAATATGCAAACCTCTTGTAGGCGAGTGCCATCCATTGTGTTGAATATTCTGATCAAAGTGCCCTTCGTGCTTGCAGTTGCCAGTAGGAGCCCATCCATTGTCAGTGCCATGCAAGAGATGTGTGAATCATGAGCCGGGATCGTCTTCGTCATCTTCAGCCCAAAATGCTCCACCCGAACATGCCCCTGGTGCACCCCAGGGCATGCCAAGACTGAAGTATTGGAGTGATGGGAGAGGCAGCAAAGTCCTTTTGGATTTGACAGAGTGTCAATCTGGTACAGCAGCTTCAAATCGGTGAAGTTGTAGACATATATCTTCCTCTCGAGGACAATCACGATGTAGTCCTTTGCCAATTTTACAGCCCGGACATCAGAGCGGAAGGCAAACTCTCCAATGCAACGGCTCTGGTGATCATCCCAGATCATCACCTTGTTCGGTGGATACTGCACATTGGAGCCCCCACCTACAAGAGCAAGTATGTTGCAACGAAACAGCATCTCGACAATCCCAAACCCACCACTCTTAAGATCCCTCCTGAAAGTTTCCTTGAAAGGCTCGCAGTTGAAGATCCTGAACCCATTGCTGGTACCAGCAGCAAAGCATCCGCAATCCTGATTCCAAGCAGCCGACAGCAGCCTGACATCCTGGTCATCACCACGACCTGCTTCGGGCTGGCCTGTAGGTGCCGACAGCGGCCAGACATGAGGAGACTCGTATGTCCCAAGCTTGCCCGGGGGAAGTAACCCCCGTGATGTGGAGACTTGTGAGCTCATGAGGGGCAGAGAAGCCAAATCAGATGTCTTCGAATGCAAAGATCTCAGCTACACCCAATGTAAAATGCCGTTGCCACTGGCAAAGTTTTGAAGATCCTGCAAAAGGCAGAAAACATCagcaagcaaataaaaaaaacatcgGACATAGGCTCAATCAGTTCTGTAGCTAATAATCCAatcagacacacacacacaaaaagaaACAAGATACAATGGTAATCATTGTGATGTCGAGCCTAGTGCGCATTGCTTGGCCCCTCATTTCTTACTTGTGCAGGAAATGCCAGGGAATGGAGCTCGATGGCACCCCCTGCTTACCTAGTGGTTGTAATCAGGGCTGGCATCAAAGTGATGGGGACTCAGGTGATCCAACAATTCGGAAAATAAGCTAACCACTAATGGTACTCAGCTACGCGGCAGACATATAATCCACAACGAGCCTGGGGAATCGGACAGAAGAATTGGAATTGAGGGGGCATCTATCCGCTGAACCTAGGGCTTCGAGAAACCAATCCCGTTCCGGGCGGATCTCCGATCCCCTCCACCCGCTCCGGGCTGAGGGGCGAGGAGGCTTgcgggagaaggaagaaagggcTCCGCCCGTGGCGAATTTGGGTGGAAGCGCCGTCCCCGGCACGGACGGCGGCCGAGCGCCTCGGCGAACGGAATCGGCGATCGACCGCCGTGGAAGGTTCCAGAAGGCGCGCGTCCCGATTCCCGAGGGGGTGAAATCGGAGAAGGTTCCGTTCCGGGGAAGCAGGAAGCGGGTGTTCCCTACCTGTTGCCCGCGAAGCCAGTCGACGAGGGCAGGCGGAGACCGACGAGGAGGCGACGTGCGCGGCGGCAGAGAAGCGAGGGGAAGCCGGGAAGGGGAGTGGGACAAGCGTCACGAGAGGGAACGGGGAGGGTCGAAGGAGGATGAGTCGGGGCTCGGGAAGCGTTCGTCGTGGATGCGGGCGCCGCAATTAACCTTTCTTTTaccgcccccaccccccccccccccccccccccccccccgtccgtGCTAATCCCATGGCTAAATCGTCGTTACGGACTTTTTTTATAGTTCTTTTACTATTTCTCTGATTCTCTGATGAACCTACTCGGTGTTCCAATCCCGAAGCGGCTTAGGCCTGGGCAGCTGGTGTGTAGGTCCCGTCTGCCACGGCCGGACGCGCCGGCACGGGACGGGCCGCGGATCCGTCCAGATCCATGGCTCCCTGGTCCCTGGATATATTCAGATAATTATCAAGTGTAACCATCTGTCGCCGTCAAGATTCTCCAGAACATTCGTCGCTAGTTTCCCGCGCTGATCTTTGCTGTGGTATACCGGAGCAGGCACGACtaataaaataagaaaaaaattcGAACGATTAAATTACGTTACGCAACAAACAAAGGCGAACAGGAGATGCCATGGATAGTGAACTGCCGAACGGGCATGCCGGCGGGCAAGGCCGTGCACCGTGCTGGGAATAAACAAGGAATCATAAGGATTTATAGACGCGTGGCAAACTGGCAATAGAGCATTAGATAATTTTGTTTCCCAGGTTAAGGAGCACAGCATGAAATTGTACTATATATATACTCACCATTTCTATTTATAGTAGTAATTTGTACGT contains:
- the LOC120705874 gene encoding autophagy-related protein 18d-like, coding for MSSQVSTSRGLLPPGKLGTYESPHVWPLSAPTGQPEAGRGDDQDVRLLSAAWNQDCGCFAAGTSNGFRIFNCEPFKETFRRDLKSGGFGIVEMLFRCNILALVGGGSNVQYPPNKVMIWDDHQSRCIGEFAFRSDVRAVKLAKDYIVIVLERKIYVYNFTDLKLLYQIDTLSNPKGLCCLSHHSNTSVLACPGVHQGHVRVEHFGLKMTKTIPAHDSHISCMALTMDGLLLATASTKGTLIRIFNTMDGTRLQEVRRGLDKAEIYSIALSPNVQWLAVSSDKGTVHIFSLRVRVAGEDASNEQRTLEGPRMDHQNSSSSIDPLVQTNTGSNASSSLSFMRGILPKYFSSEWSFAQFHLPEVTRYIVAFGAQNTVMMVGLDGSFYRCSFDQVNGGQMLQKEYFRFLKSDTPPFRTSAT